In the genome of Nocardioides seonyuensis, one region contains:
- a CDS encoding DivIVA domain-containing protein, translating to MPLTPEDVSNKRFTPVRLREGYDMGEVDQFLDEVEAELARLTKENEDLRSKLAAAQSGGGAASEPAPMIAPIQREPEPEPEPVKPAPAPVAAAAPVQNVADASNAAARLLEIATRNADELVEDAKNEADRIVGAARTKAERLEAEAKTKADRLEADARQRSQMLDSETAERRQQMFGDLEKERDKLNGDVETLRAFEREYRSRLKTYFSQQLEALATGEGAAPTEAPQTPKRLRSVLGEDDH from the coding sequence ATGCCACTGACGCCTGAGGACGTGAGCAACAAGCGCTTCACACCGGTCCGGCTCCGTGAGGGCTACGACATGGGTGAGGTCGACCAGTTCCTCGACGAGGTCGAGGCCGAGCTCGCTCGACTCACCAAGGAGAACGAGGACCTGCGCTCCAAGCTCGCGGCCGCACAGTCCGGTGGCGGCGCCGCGTCGGAGCCGGCTCCGATGATCGCGCCGATCCAGCGCGAGCCCGAGCCCGAGCCCGAGCCGGTGAAGCCCGCCCCGGCTCCCGTGGCCGCGGCCGCCCCCGTGCAGAACGTCGCCGACGCCTCCAACGCGGCAGCCCGACTGCTGGAGATCGCGACCCGCAACGCCGACGAGCTCGTCGAGGACGCCAAGAACGAGGCCGACCGGATCGTGGGCGCCGCCCGCACCAAGGCCGAGCGCCTCGAGGCCGAGGCCAAGACCAAGGCGGACCGCCTCGAGGCCGACGCCCGCCAGCGCTCCCAGATGCTCGACTCCGAGACGGCAGAGCGTCGTCAGCAGATGTTCGGCGATCTCGAGAAGGAGCGCGACAAGCTCAACGGCGACGTGGAGACACTGCGTGCCTTCGAGCGCGAGTACCGCAGCCGCCTCAAGACCTACTTCTCCCAGCAGCTGGAGGCCCTCGCCACCGGCGAGGGTGCCGCTCCGACCGAGGCCCCGCAGACGCCCAAGCGTCTGCGGTCGGTGCTCGGCGAGGACGACCACTGA
- a CDS encoding cell division protein FtsQ/DivIB: MTATEDRATDDRATERTRRRFARRQWARRWVSLRYAVALVLVLVLAGTAVWLLLFSSVLSVTKVEVSGVDYLSEQDVRRVADVTVGEQLALVDLDRSRRRVGSMAEVKDVEVTRAWPDTVQVAVTERTAIAVVELGGRIRGLDPDGVVFRDYPKVPPGMPRVRALSSTGTDALKEAATVVSALPAELAPKVDHVQVETVDQITLVLRDGREVLWGSAEESQQKAQVVAVLLGEKGRIFDVSVPGSPTAR; the protein is encoded by the coding sequence TTGACCGCCACCGAGGATCGTGCCACCGACGACCGTGCCACCGAGCGCACCCGCCGGCGCTTCGCCCGTCGCCAGTGGGCCCGGCGGTGGGTGTCGCTGCGCTACGCCGTGGCGCTGGTGCTCGTGCTGGTGCTCGCCGGGACCGCCGTGTGGCTGCTCCTCTTCTCGAGCGTGCTGTCGGTCACCAAGGTGGAGGTGTCCGGTGTCGACTACCTCTCCGAGCAGGACGTGCGCCGCGTCGCCGACGTGACCGTGGGGGAGCAGCTCGCGCTCGTCGACCTCGACCGCTCCCGACGTCGGGTCGGCTCGATGGCCGAGGTCAAGGACGTCGAGGTGACCCGCGCCTGGCCCGACACCGTCCAGGTCGCGGTGACCGAGCGAACCGCCATCGCTGTCGTCGAGCTCGGTGGACGCATCCGCGGTCTCGACCCCGACGGCGTCGTCTTCCGCGACTACCCCAAGGTCCCTCCGGGCATGCCGCGCGTCCGCGCACTCTCCTCGACCGGCACCGACGCCCTCAAGGAGGCCGCCACCGTCGTGTCGGCGCTGCCCGCAGAGCTCGCACCCAAGGTCGACCACGTCCAGGTCGAGACCGTCGACCAGATCACCCTGGTCCTGCGTGACGGGCGAGAGGTGCTGTGGGGGAGCGCCGAGGAGTCGCAGCAGAAGGCGCAGGTCGTTGCCGTGCTGCTGGGGGAGAAGGGGCGCATCTTCGACGTGAGCGTCCCGGGCAGTCCCACCGCCCGCTGA
- the murC gene encoding UDP-N-acetylmuramate--L-alanine ligase translates to MRIPVPEHILPADQLGRVHFVGIGGAGLSAIARIMAARGLPVSGSDDQDTPFLPALRELGVTCHLGYDAAHVGDAETLVVTTAAREDNPEVLEARRRGLRVLPRSAGLAAVMADQRVLAVAGTHGKTTTTGLLTCALLAAGADPSYAVGGVLTSTGRNADAGTDDLFVAEADESDGAFLVYRPHAAVVTNVEADHLDNWGTEEAYHQAFDDFVQTLDRDGFLVCVGDDAGAARLAEAARLDGREVVTVGESDGVDLRILDLVLDGTTSRCRIQRDGEMLGELRLGIPGRHYVLDAAAALAMGLRLGFAFDDLAGGLAGFTGTGRRMELKGEAAGVRVYDSYAHHPVEIAGDLQAARAVAGEGRVVAAFQPHLVSRTRIFGEQMGIALGAADEVVVLDVYVAREDPDPSVSGATVADAVPLAADHVAFVPDQADVPAELVRRARPGDVVITLGAGDITAVGPRVLDLLGER, encoded by the coding sequence GTGAGGATCCCGGTCCCCGAGCACATCCTCCCTGCCGACCAGCTCGGTCGAGTCCACTTCGTCGGCATCGGCGGTGCCGGGCTGTCCGCGATCGCCCGCATCATGGCGGCGCGAGGACTGCCGGTCTCGGGCAGCGACGACCAGGACACCCCCTTCCTGCCTGCCCTCCGTGAGCTCGGCGTGACCTGTCACCTGGGCTACGACGCGGCCCACGTCGGTGACGCCGAGACCCTCGTCGTCACCACCGCTGCCCGCGAGGACAATCCCGAGGTCCTGGAGGCACGCCGCCGCGGCCTGCGGGTCCTGCCGCGTTCCGCCGGCCTCGCCGCGGTGATGGCGGACCAGCGGGTGCTCGCCGTCGCGGGCACGCACGGCAAGACCACCACGACTGGGCTGCTCACCTGCGCCCTGCTCGCGGCCGGTGCTGATCCGTCGTACGCCGTCGGCGGGGTGCTCACCTCCACCGGGCGCAACGCCGACGCCGGTACCGACGACCTGTTCGTCGCGGAGGCCGACGAGAGCGACGGCGCCTTCCTCGTCTACCGCCCGCATGCCGCCGTGGTGACCAACGTCGAGGCCGACCACCTCGACAACTGGGGCACGGAGGAGGCCTACCACCAGGCGTTCGACGACTTCGTGCAGACGCTCGACCGCGACGGCTTCCTGGTGTGCGTGGGCGACGACGCCGGAGCTGCCCGGCTGGCCGAGGCGGCCCGGCTCGACGGTCGCGAGGTCGTCACGGTCGGTGAGAGCGACGGGGTCGACCTGCGCATCCTCGACCTGGTGCTCGACGGCACGACCTCACGCTGCCGGATCCAGCGCGACGGAGAGATGCTCGGCGAGCTCCGGCTGGGGATCCCCGGACGGCACTACGTGCTCGACGCCGCGGCTGCGCTCGCGATGGGGCTGCGCCTGGGCTTCGCCTTCGACGACCTGGCTGGGGGACTGGCCGGGTTCACCGGGACGGGCCGCCGGATGGAGCTCAAGGGGGAGGCCGCAGGGGTGCGTGTCTATGACTCCTACGCCCATCATCCGGTGGAGATCGCGGGCGACCTTCAGGCGGCGAGGGCCGTCGCGGGCGAGGGCCGTGTGGTGGCGGCGTTCCAGCCCCACCTCGTCTCCCGCACCCGGATCTTCGGTGAGCAGATGGGCATCGCGCTCGGTGCCGCCGACGAGGTCGTCGTGCTCGATGTCTACGTGGCCCGGGAGGACCCCGACCCCTCCGTCTCGGGGGCGACCGTGGCAGACGCGGTTCCACTGGCCGCGGATCACGTGGCGTTCGTGCCCGACCAGGCCGACGTACCCGCTGAGCTCGTGCGCAGGGCTCGGCCGGGTGACGTCGTGATCACCCTCGGCGCCGGCGACATCACCGCCGTCGGGCCCCGAGTGCTGGACCTGCTGGGGGAGCGTTGA
- a CDS encoding cell division protein SepF, whose product MSGAMRKIGEYLGLLEDTGHYDDYDGDFETAAHDAVDPRADRPRERRPAPVADLAERRRPVSVHQGVQPGVVAELSRITTLHPRNYNEARLVGENYRDGTPVIMNLSEMDDNDAKRLVDFAAGLIFATRGSIERVTNKVFLLSPPNVTVAAEDKERIAEDGFFNQS is encoded by the coding sequence ATGAGCGGCGCGATGCGCAAGATCGGCGAGTACCTCGGCCTGCTCGAGGACACCGGCCACTACGACGACTACGACGGTGACTTCGAGACCGCCGCCCACGACGCGGTCGACCCACGGGCCGACAGGCCCCGCGAGCGCCGCCCAGCCCCTGTGGCAGACCTGGCTGAGCGCCGCCGTCCGGTCAGTGTCCATCAGGGAGTCCAGCCAGGAGTCGTCGCCGAGTTGAGTCGCATCACCACGCTGCACCCGCGCAACTACAACGAGGCGCGCCTGGTGGGCGAGAACTACCGGGACGGCACGCCCGTCATCATGAATCTCTCCGAGATGGACGACAACGACGCCAAGCGCCTCGTGGACTTCGCAGCCGGGCTGATCTTCGCCACGCGTGGCTCGATCGAGCGCGTGACCAACAAGGTCTTCCTGCTCTCGCCGCCCAACGTCACGGTCGCGGCCGAGGACAAGGAGCGCATCGCCGAGGATGGCTTCTTCAACCAGAGCTGA
- the pgeF gene encoding peptidoglycan editing factor PgeF: MFVLRDSLEAASTPSRVDVAFTDSSLDLQGRRPGFATALSHLESDLGIRFARLDQVHGNDVLVVEDEPTYGPLDEVPTADAQVTTLRRVGLMVRVADCVPVLLADPENGVVGVAHAGRQGVALDVVTRTVDRMRELGATSLTAWIGPHVCGRCYEVPEQMRADVSALVPETRATSAHGTPALDLGAGVRAQLDRAGVEVRDVGLCTLEDDRLHSHRRDGTASGRMAGLVWMS, encoded by the coding sequence GTGTTCGTCCTTCGCGACTCGCTGGAGGCCGCGTCGACCCCGTCCAGGGTGGACGTGGCCTTCACCGACTCCTCGCTCGACCTGCAGGGCAGGAGACCGGGGTTCGCCACGGCGCTGTCGCACCTCGAGTCCGACCTGGGGATCCGCTTCGCCCGGCTCGACCAGGTGCACGGCAACGACGTCCTCGTGGTCGAGGACGAGCCCACCTACGGTCCGCTCGACGAGGTGCCCACGGCGGACGCGCAGGTCACGACGCTGCGTCGGGTCGGCCTGATGGTCCGCGTCGCCGACTGCGTGCCCGTGCTGCTCGCAGACCCGGAGAACGGCGTGGTCGGTGTCGCCCACGCCGGTCGCCAGGGGGTGGCACTCGACGTCGTCACCCGCACGGTCGATCGCATGCGCGAGCTGGGCGCCACCTCGCTGACCGCCTGGATCGGCCCCCACGTGTGCGGCCGCTGCTACGAGGTGCCCGAGCAGATGCGCGCCGACGTCTCGGCGCTCGTGCCGGAGACCCGTGCCACGTCCGCGCACGGCACACCCGCGCTCGACCTCGGCGCCGGTGTCCGCGCCCAGCTCGACCGGGCCGGCGTCGAAGTGCGTGACGTCGGGCTGTGCACGCTCGAGGACGACCGGCTCCACTCCCACCGGCGCGACGGGACGGCCTCCGGCCGGATGGCAGGGCTGGTGTGGATGTCGTGA
- a CDS encoding YggS family pyridoxal phosphate-dependent enzyme: MTDPGQRREELQANLDAVRHRIDGAARAAGRDPADVAIVVVTKFFPASDVRHLAELGITDVGENRHQEAQAKAAECADLGLRWHFIGGLQSNKAAAVASYADVVESVDRVKLVPGLQRGADAAGHRLDVLLQVSLDPPGADHRSGADPDRLPELAEAVAHAPALDLRGLMAVAPLGEEPARAFERLAGIHHELLRTHAGATVLSAGMSGDLEQAIAHGATHVRVGSAVLGPRPSVQ, translated from the coding sequence GTGACCGACCCGGGGCAGCGGCGGGAAGAGCTGCAGGCCAACCTCGACGCCGTACGACACCGCATCGACGGCGCGGCCCGGGCCGCGGGTCGTGACCCGGCAGACGTGGCCATCGTCGTCGTCACCAAGTTCTTCCCCGCCTCCGACGTGCGGCACCTCGCCGAGCTCGGGATCACCGACGTGGGAGAGAACCGCCACCAGGAGGCACAGGCCAAGGCAGCCGAGTGCGCTGACCTCGGGCTGCGCTGGCACTTCATCGGAGGGCTCCAGAGCAACAAGGCCGCGGCAGTGGCGTCGTACGCCGACGTGGTCGAGTCCGTCGACCGCGTCAAGCTCGTCCCCGGGCTGCAGAGAGGTGCCGACGCTGCTGGTCACCGTCTGGACGTGCTGCTCCAGGTCAGCCTGGACCCACCGGGTGCCGACCACCGCTCCGGGGCCGACCCTGACCGGTTGCCAGAGCTCGCCGAGGCGGTGGCACACGCCCCGGCGCTGGACCTCCGGGGGCTCATGGCGGTGGCGCCACTGGGCGAGGAGCCGGCGCGCGCCTTCGAACGTCTCGCAGGCATCCACCACGAGCTGCTGCGCACCCACGCCGGAGCGACCGTGCTCTCGGCGGGGATGAGCGGGGACCTCGAGCAGGCGATCGCGCACGGTGCGACACACGTGCGTGTCGGCTCCGCGGTCCTCGGTCCGAGGCCCTCGGTCCAGTAA
- the ftsZ gene encoding cell division protein FtsZ: MAAAQNYLAIIKVVGIGGGGVNAVNRMIEVGLKGVEFIAINTDAQALLMSDADVKLDIGRELTRGLGAGANPEVGAKAAEDHADEIEEVIKGADMVFVTAGEGGGTGTGGAPVVARIARSLGALTIGVVTRPFAFEGRRRANSAEEGIGQLREEVDTLIVIPNDRLLSITDRSVSILDAFKQADQVLLQGVSGITDLITTPGLINLDFADVKSVMANAGSALMGIGSARGEDRAVQAAEMAVSSPLLEASIEGAHGVLLSIAGGSDLGLFEINEAAALVSQSAHAEANIIFGATIDDALGDEVRVTVIAAGFDGGMPKRRVEGSGLRATPVQTQEQVREAAQKLAAQRQSVPAQPARPAEPAPAVRATAPAQESQPAQARPAPRQVQFDDDDLDVPDFLK, from the coding sequence GTGGCAGCAGCGCAGAACTACCTGGCGATCATCAAGGTCGTCGGCATCGGTGGTGGCGGCGTCAACGCCGTCAACCGGATGATCGAGGTCGGCCTCAAGGGCGTCGAGTTCATCGCGATCAACACCGACGCCCAGGCCCTGCTCATGAGCGACGCAGACGTCAAGCTCGACATCGGCCGCGAGCTCACCCGCGGCCTCGGTGCGGGTGCCAATCCCGAGGTCGGCGCCAAGGCCGCCGAGGACCACGCCGACGAGATCGAAGAGGTCATCAAGGGCGCCGACATGGTCTTCGTGACCGCGGGCGAGGGCGGTGGCACCGGAACCGGCGGTGCTCCGGTGGTGGCGCGCATCGCCCGCTCGCTCGGCGCACTGACCATCGGTGTCGTGACCCGGCCGTTCGCCTTCGAGGGTCGCCGCCGAGCCAACTCCGCCGAGGAGGGCATCGGCCAGCTGCGCGAGGAGGTCGACACCCTCATCGTGATCCCCAACGACCGGCTGCTCTCGATCACCGACCGCAGCGTGTCGATCCTCGACGCGTTCAAGCAGGCCGACCAGGTGCTGCTCCAGGGCGTCTCGGGCATCACCGACCTGATCACCACGCCGGGCCTGATCAACCTCGACTTCGCGGACGTGAAGTCCGTGATGGCGAACGCGGGCTCCGCGCTGATGGGGATCGGCTCCGCCCGGGGTGAGGACCGCGCCGTCCAGGCAGCCGAGATGGCCGTCTCCTCGCCATTGCTCGAGGCCTCCATCGAGGGTGCACACGGCGTGCTGCTCTCCATCGCAGGTGGGTCCGACCTCGGCCTCTTCGAGATCAACGAGGCCGCTGCGCTCGTGTCGCAGTCGGCCCACGCCGAGGCCAACATCATCTTCGGAGCCACCATCGACGACGCCCTGGGCGACGAGGTGCGGGTCACCGTCATCGCCGCCGGCTTCGACGGCGGCATGCCCAAGCGTCGCGTGGAGGGGAGCGGCCTGCGCGCCACTCCGGTGCAGACGCAGGAGCAGGTCCGAGAAGCTGCCCAGAAGCTCGCGGCCCAGAGGCAGTCCGTCCCGGCGCAGCCAGCACGCCCGGCCGAGCCCGCTCCGGCGGTCCGGGCCACGGCTCCGGCCCAGGAGAGCCAGCCCGCGCAGGCCCGTCCCGCGCCGCGGCAGGTTCAGTTCGACGACGACGACCTCGACGTCCCGGACTTCCTCAAGTAG
- a CDS encoding YggT family protein: MEIIGQVLIGILWVFIGLLWLRFIVDWVQVFARRWEPHGVLLVVLEGVYSATDPPILALRRVIPPLRIGSFALDLSFLIVMIAAYLLLEVVAIIFLR, translated from the coding sequence GTGGAAATCATTGGCCAGGTCCTCATCGGGATCCTGTGGGTGTTCATCGGGCTGCTCTGGCTCCGCTTCATCGTCGACTGGGTGCAGGTCTTCGCGCGCCGCTGGGAGCCGCACGGCGTCCTTCTGGTGGTCCTCGAAGGTGTCTACAGCGCGACGGATCCGCCGATCCTGGCCCTGCGTCGCGTGATCCCTCCGCTGCGCATCGGGTCCTTCGCCCTCGACCTCAGCTTCCTCATCGTGATGATCGCGGCCTACCTCCTCCTGGAGGTCGTGGCGATCATCTTCCTGCGATGA